From a region of the Desulfuromonas sp. KJ2020 genome:
- a CDS encoding glycogen/starch/alpha-glucan phosphorylase, protein MYTKPLDKSSPCASLTELPPLGMDAASLSEDFRSYYTLNLGRDKYCRSRHYIYEALALTLRDRLMERWKTTRYACDEHNCRRAYYLSMEFLMGRALGNAMLALGLTEPTTQALHQLGLDLEELVNTEQDAGLGNGGLGRLAACFLDSCATLRLPVMGYGIRYEYGMFRQKIVNGFQVEEPDHWLRAGNPWEIKRPEYTQRIQFEGRSEAYRDAEGRQRFRWVDSHDVLAVPYDLPVPGYGNGMVNTLRLWKSAATDEFDLGEFNAGSYPESVAAKNAAENITMVLYPNDASENGKELRLRQQYFLASASLQDVLQRWCGVCGGDLAEFAAKNCFQLNDTHPSCSVPELMRLLMDGKGLGWDEAWEITTRTLAYTNHTLLPEALERWPVRLFRQVLPRLLDIIYEINARFLAEVARRWPGDSDRQRRMSIIEEGPEPMVRMAYLAIVGSFSVNGVAALHSRLLTEGLFRDFYELWPEKFNNKTNGVTPRRWMLWANPGLSALLDETLGEGWVTELDRLRQLKPLADDSAFQARWRQVKRQNKARLAEVVRSRCGVDFPLDALFDVQVKRIHEYKRQLLNILHVIHLYDRLKRGDSENWTPRCVLIGGKAAPGYATAKLIIKLVNNVAARINADEDVADRLKVAFFPDYGVSAMEVICPGTDLSEQISTAGKEASGTGNMKFMMNGALTIGTLDGANIEIREEAGADNFFLFGLDAAQVEEARRHYDPHAIVAADADLQRVLQLLQSGHFSQFEPGLFEPLVQAILNPQDPWLVAADFRSYVEAQQRVATAYLDQTQWTRLSILNTAASGQFSTDRTITQYNDDIWRLAPLDVGTTP, encoded by the coding sequence ATGTATACCAAGCCCCTGGACAAGAGCAGTCCCTGCGCCAGCCTCACCGAGCTTCCTCCCCTGGGGATGGATGCGGCGAGTCTGAGCGAGGATTTCCGCAGTTACTACACGCTGAACCTGGGCCGCGACAAGTATTGTCGCTCCCGCCACTACATCTATGAGGCGCTGGCCCTGACCCTGCGCGATCGCCTGATGGAGCGCTGGAAGACGACGCGCTATGCCTGCGACGAGCATAACTGCCGCCGGGCCTATTACCTGTCCATGGAATTTCTCATGGGGCGGGCTCTGGGGAACGCCATGCTGGCCCTGGGTCTGACGGAACCGACGACCCAGGCCCTGCATCAGCTCGGACTCGATTTGGAGGAGCTGGTGAATACCGAACAGGATGCCGGCCTGGGCAACGGCGGCCTCGGCCGGCTGGCCGCTTGTTTTCTGGACAGCTGCGCCACTTTGCGGCTGCCGGTGATGGGCTACGGCATCCGGTATGAGTACGGCATGTTCCGCCAGAAAATTGTCAACGGTTTTCAGGTGGAAGAGCCCGACCACTGGCTGCGGGCCGGCAACCCCTGGGAGATCAAGCGCCCCGAATACACCCAGCGCATTCAGTTTGAAGGGCGTAGCGAGGCCTATCGGGATGCTGAGGGTCGCCAGCGCTTCCGCTGGGTCGACAGTCACGACGTCCTGGCGGTGCCTTATGACCTCCCCGTTCCCGGTTATGGCAACGGCATGGTCAACACCCTGCGGCTGTGGAAGTCGGCGGCCACCGACGAGTTCGACCTGGGGGAGTTCAATGCCGGCAGTTACCCCGAATCTGTCGCCGCCAAGAACGCCGCCGAAAACATCACCATGGTGCTCTACCCCAACGACGCCAGCGAGAACGGCAAGGAGCTGCGTCTGCGCCAGCAGTATTTTCTCGCCTCCGCCAGCCTGCAGGATGTGCTGCAACGCTGGTGCGGCGTCTGTGGCGGCGACCTGGCCGAGTTCGCCGCCAAGAACTGCTTCCAGCTCAACGATACCCACCCCAGCTGCAGCGTCCCTGAGCTGATGCGCCTGCTCATGGACGGTAAAGGATTGGGCTGGGACGAGGCCTGGGAGATCACAACCAGGACGCTGGCCTACACCAACCATACGCTTCTGCCCGAAGCCCTGGAGCGCTGGCCCGTGCGTCTCTTCCGGCAGGTGCTGCCGCGCCTGCTCGATATCATTTATGAGATCAATGCCCGCTTTCTGGCGGAGGTGGCCCGGCGCTGGCCCGGCGACAGCGACCGTCAGCGCCGCATGTCCATCATCGAGGAAGGCCCGGAGCCCATGGTCCGCATGGCCTATCTGGCCATCGTCGGCAGCTTCTCCGTCAACGGCGTCGCCGCTCTGCACTCCCGCCTGCTCACCGAAGGGCTTTTCCGCGATTTCTATGAACTCTGGCCGGAAAAATTCAACAACAAGACCAACGGCGTCACCCCGCGGCGCTGGATGCTCTGGGCCAATCCGGGCCTGAGCGCCCTGCTCGACGAGACCCTGGGCGAGGGCTGGGTGACGGAACTCGACCGGCTGCGGCAGCTGAAGCCGCTGGCCGACGATTCCGCCTTTCAGGCGCGCTGGCGCCAGGTGAAACGGCAGAACAAGGCCCGCCTGGCCGAGGTCGTCCGGAGCCGCTGCGGGGTCGATTTTCCCCTGGATGCGCTCTTCGATGTGCAGGTCAAGCGCATCCATGAGTACAAGCGCCAGCTCCTCAATATCCTGCATGTGATTCATCTCTATGACCGTCTCAAGCGGGGGGATAGTGAGAACTGGACGCCCCGCTGCGTCCTCATCGGCGGCAAGGCGGCGCCCGGCTACGCCACCGCCAAGCTCATCATCAAGCTGGTGAACAATGTCGCCGCCCGTATCAACGCGGACGAGGACGTGGCCGACCGTCTCAAGGTGGCCTTTTTCCCCGACTACGGTGTCTCCGCCATGGAGGTCATCTGTCCGGGGACGGATCTGTCCGAGCAGATCTCCACCGCCGGCAAAGAGGCCTCGGGCACGGGCAATATGAAGTTCATGATGAACGGCGCCCTCACCATCGGCACCCTGGACGGGGCCAATATCGAGATTCGCGAAGAGGCTGGTGCGGACAACTTTTTTCTCTTCGGTCTGGATGCCGCGCAGGTCGAGGAGGCGCGGCGGCACTATGATCCGCACGCCATCGTCGCCGCCGATGCGGACCTGCAGCGGGTCTTGCAACTGCTGCAGAGCGGCCACTTCAGTCAGTTCGAGCCGGGCCTCTTCGAGCCCCTGGTTCAGGCCATTCTCAACCCCCAGGACCCCTGGCTGGTCGCCGCCGATTTTCGCAGTTACGTCGAGGCCCAGCAGCGGGTGGCCACCGCCTATCTGGATCAGACTCAGTGGACCCGCCTGAGCATCCTCAATACGGCTGCCAGCGGCCAGTTTTCCACCGACCGTACCATCACCCAGTACAATGACGATATCTGGCGGCTGGCGCCGCTGGATGTCGGCACCACGCCTTAA
- a CDS encoding ferritin family protein codes for MPQEYKMKEALKMAIEAKKHLMDFYIEAAAATENPKGKVVFTRLAQEVRENAGKFFKHYKWDDLGTFDDFMAKPARADSAMLHELKKAIDKNVHERKAREIALQEESDMEKNFTLAASHIVDPSVKAIFMEVAKDTRIHYEIIESEYAHTMGMVHETDIDTYVRE; via the coding sequence ATGCCGCAAGAGTATAAAATGAAAGAAGCCCTGAAAATGGCCATCGAGGCCAAGAAGCATCTCATGGACTTTTATATCGAGGCCGCCGCGGCCACGGAAAATCCCAAGGGAAAAGTGGTTTTTACCCGCCTGGCCCAGGAGGTCCGCGAGAATGCCGGCAAGTTCTTTAAGCACTACAAATGGGACGACCTGGGTACCTTCGATGACTTTATGGCGAAGCCGGCCAGGGCGGACTCGGCCATGCTGCACGAACTGAAAAAGGCCATCGACAAGAACGTACACGAACGCAAGGCCCGCGAGATCGCCCTGCAGGAAGAGTCGGACATGGAGAAGAACTTCACGCTGGCTGCTTCGCACATCGTCGATCCGTCGGTGAAGGCCATTTTTATGGAAGTGGCCAAAGATACCCGTATCCATTATGAAATCATCGAATCGGAATACGCCCACACCATGGGCATGGTGCACGAAACGGATATCGATACTTACGTGCGCGAATAG
- a CDS encoding phosphatidylserine/phosphatidylglycerophosphate/cardiolipin synthase family protein, producing the protein MTNPATEDERASWESGHRFRLLVDGDSFFPAMLDSIRQARRYILLEMYLVESGMLASRFFTALGDAAERGVPVYLLFDGYGSLGLSRGDRDFLRQAGVHLLFYNPLRFFHGQHNLFRNHRKLLLVDGVLAYTGGTGLKNQFDPESEPERFWHDVMLEIEGPSVRDWQTLFAETWNRWSTVPLQLPDPLPAHRTPGTQAGRVAAHSRYLGRSEIKRSFVAHIRQARQRVWLSTAYFVPSSKLRRALIRAAGNGADVRLMVPGPYTDHPEIRWIGRHHYERMLRNGVRIFEYQPHFLHAKVLMCDHWVSIGSANGDRWNDHWNLEANQEVEAPDITEAVQAFFEEDFPRCYEVEYTQWQVRPWTYRLWEWFLGKAVAIVAWFGRDKRNPPH; encoded by the coding sequence ATGACGAATCCAGCCACAGAAGATGAGCGCGCGTCATGGGAGAGCGGCCACAGGTTTCGGCTGCTGGTGGATGGCGACAGTTTCTTTCCGGCCATGCTCGACAGCATTCGGCAGGCCAGGCGCTATATCCTGCTGGAGATGTATCTGGTCGAATCCGGGATGCTGGCGAGCCGGTTTTTCACCGCGCTGGGCGACGCGGCCGAACGCGGGGTGCCGGTCTATCTCCTCTTCGACGGTTATGGCAGTCTGGGCCTGTCGCGGGGTGATCGGGACTTTCTGCGGCAGGCAGGGGTACATCTGCTCTTTTACAATCCGTTGCGGTTTTTCCATGGCCAGCACAATCTCTTTCGCAACCACCGCAAGCTGCTGCTGGTGGATGGGGTTCTGGCCTACACGGGCGGCACGGGGCTGAAGAACCAGTTTGATCCAGAGTCGGAGCCGGAGAGGTTCTGGCACGATGTCATGCTTGAGATCGAGGGGCCGAGCGTGAGGGATTGGCAGACCCTTTTCGCGGAAACCTGGAACCGCTGGTCAACGGTTCCCCTGCAACTGCCGGATCCCCTGCCCGCTCACCGAACGCCCGGCACCCAGGCGGGGCGGGTGGCTGCTCATTCCCGTTATTTGGGGCGTTCCGAGATCAAACGGTCGTTCGTGGCCCACATCCGCCAGGCCCGTCAGCGTGTCTGGCTGTCCACGGCCTATTTTGTCCCTTCCTCCAAGCTGCGCCGGGCCCTTATCCGTGCCGCAGGCAATGGGGCGGATGTGCGCCTGATGGTGCCGGGCCCCTATACGGATCACCCGGAAATCCGCTGGATTGGCCGCCATCATTATGAGCGGATGCTGCGTAACGGGGTGCGTATCTTCGAATACCAGCCCCACTTTCTCCATGCCAAGGTGCTTATGTGTGACCACTGGGTCTCTATCGGCTCGGCCAATGGCGACCGCTGGAACGATCACTGGAACCTGGAAGCCAATCAGGAAGTGGAAGCCCCGGACATCACCGAAGCGGTTCAGGCCTTTTTCGAAGAGGATTTTCCCCGCTGCTATGAAGTTGAATATACGCAGTGGCAAGTTCGGCCCTGGACCTACCGCCTGTGGGAGTGGTTTCTCGGCAAGGCGGTGGCGATAGTGGCCTGGTTCGGTCGTGATAAGAGAAATCCCCCGCATTGA
- a CDS encoding OmpA family protein — translation MIFLPKTIHKAAGLRPGIGRLLSLLMATLLALPPGGVLAREAAVDNLALAAPLLEEKEYVLWPRFDSGSNALSAEDKALLKGLSMALDGLRIVHIYVAGHTDDRRLQRSPGQPFKDNFELSEARAQSVADYLLGILEIPPEATVLVEGLGDTLPVTDNSSEEGRAQNRRVEIWIQTERVPRPVREETLLSQRAAVPAPAARPVAPRVVASAPPAARQEYREPVPVPYTPPPGEAFSNRAVYPVDAPALATAPKPLPASYRDDYVPFYEQEKSLAAGRMVAPYFTPPGKWGPQLDMTYKEGTDRSLGRFSVMWPFWQTDDAIFFADLRVVLPDDSSLEGNYGLGYRKILDHGLPLLGEAIWGAYAFYDNRSSIYGFSFQQFTLGAELLGRNWELRANAYLPENTSHVIDAFSTTGVELDRTAVVVRTTLYETRERPLHGFDVEAGYGLEFGEKNTLWGHAGYFWFDNALTPEVAGPRLRLAYERKDPFSLLGSSLSLGVEYQDDQVRGAQSFGFANMRIPLGKVIQEAPPTYARAEIERRMMRPVIRDVDIVTFAQNMAKTPGTEEGPSVTITDEYAVVDPETEAPIDVFFVDADGTRLNGLSVADGTQSAPMTLAEAQQASSLSDILFLVNDAGQIASGGAESPALTLQQRQQLMGVGNLGTRLISFEGLPEGPEYQLAIASASGRPTLSQASTGDVVALAGGNRLSGLNISGGSRSIVGDGIDSLGLADLNVRDYATAGLALDNSTGTLSVADSLLASTGGGTALQISRSDLSGAFTGSTLAQTGGRVIDLDGHQGALDFRGTVLENQDGLGLRIQNGSNADLAFGRVNVAGTSSGEALSLLNNDQTTIAIDDLRIQTAGAQGLVASNGGSLRVASGGVRTVGGDALVLSETAVDLTLAEVAATGGGSALDFAGVTGQMTVTGTIASTGSTDAGVHIANSQLDLAANRLQVDSAAGTGVDIVETDGTLAFGRGSSVANSGGVGISVDGGSADLLYQGDLSHDSATSTVAIRNHTGGEVTFDSGTLVAGNGDGLQFRNADGTYNFRGTTTLVGGDAGIDILADSAGSFTFGSNTGIFTPSGSAFTLRDSSAIVDYSGTITQNGTGNAVEVANHTGGAVTFRTGTIEATDGNGLQFSNADGLYAFLGTNRLQGGNAGIDILADSAGSFEFSSGTSIVNPTGAALTVRDSTADLVYSGSMSQANAASLLDVANHSGGTLTLRTGNLTASNGNGLQFVNADGTYELLGVTSLNGGDAGIDILADSAGSFTFGSSTRITNPTGSALAVRDSSATVSYEGQLGQGNLASAVEVTNHAGGTLTFRNGAVTASNGDGLQFVNADGTYEFLGRTTLDGGDAGVDILAGSGGSFTFGADTSIVSPTGDAFRVNGSTASVTYQGDMTQVRDAALVRVSDHASGTLTFNTGSLEATAGGGLLFSNADGDYRFEGSTLLEELGSPVGIDIRNGSDGRFTFGSDTTIVSQSGTAFGLSGSAANVSYGGRIDSASGYIANINDLRAGGSVNFIAATPESRIQALTANNQGVRITNSAGNVSFDNLTLGSDTTRLINDPLYLDNNSGRYTFKDLDIFTNSGTGILARNSAGATLTVIDGLIDTTNAPAIDLDAITTNMTLASVRAVNAGDVGINLSNLSAGSRFQVLGDTSIDGATTSINIDGIGAGSAITFDQVDILDRIGSAIAINDADGLINFGDITVTNPNNVGGNTITYTNSLADVTVANVDIGGSLGNSLHLENSAGSFTVNGGSITGGTTGIYARNIGELAAKNIAFNLVDSGITLLQDTSSTMTATVSGNALGLGGFAATSINGSTLRLDLNSNTATTFSLTTTGGASDGLIAIKGMTEGTSPAEVEAYLVSPDGANNVGTVDADAAGTFIGY, via the coding sequence ATGATTTTTCTCCCCAAAACGATCCATAAAGCGGCTGGCTTGAGGCCGGGAATTGGCCGTCTGCTGAGCCTGCTGATGGCCACGCTGCTCGCCTTGCCTCCCGGCGGCGTGCTAGCCAGGGAAGCCGCGGTGGATAACCTGGCCCTGGCGGCGCCCCTCCTCGAGGAAAAGGAGTACGTCCTTTGGCCCCGGTTCGATTCCGGCAGCAATGCCCTGAGCGCTGAAGATAAGGCTTTGCTCAAGGGGCTGTCCATGGCCCTCGACGGCCTGCGCATCGTTCACATTTACGTGGCCGGTCATACGGACGACCGGCGCTTGCAGCGAAGCCCCGGACAACCCTTCAAGGATAACTTCGAGCTGTCCGAGGCGCGCGCGCAGAGCGTGGCCGACTATCTCCTGGGTATTCTGGAAATTCCCCCCGAGGCGACTGTCCTGGTAGAGGGCCTGGGCGACACCCTGCCCGTCACCGACAACAGCAGCGAAGAAGGCCGCGCCCAGAATCGCCGGGTCGAAATCTGGATTCAGACCGAACGGGTACCCCGACCCGTCCGGGAAGAGACCCTCCTGAGTCAACGTGCAGCCGTGCCGGCGCCAGCGGCCAGGCCGGTCGCCCCCCGGGTCGTCGCCAGTGCGCCGCCGGCGGCCAGGCAGGAATACCGCGAGCCGGTCCCGGTGCCCTATACGCCGCCGCCCGGCGAGGCTTTCAGCAATCGCGCCGTCTATCCTGTCGACGCGCCGGCGCTGGCGACCGCCCCAAAACCCCTGCCGGCCAGCTACAGGGACGACTATGTTCCCTTCTATGAGCAGGAAAAGTCTCTGGCGGCCGGAAGGATGGTAGCTCCCTATTTCACCCCGCCCGGCAAATGGGGGCCGCAGTTGGACATGACGTACAAGGAGGGGACGGATCGCAGTCTGGGGCGCTTCAGCGTGATGTGGCCTTTCTGGCAGACGGATGACGCCATCTTCTTCGCCGACCTGCGCGTGGTGCTGCCCGATGATTCGAGCCTCGAGGGCAACTACGGTCTCGGTTACCGCAAGATTCTCGACCACGGCCTGCCTCTTCTGGGTGAGGCCATCTGGGGCGCCTACGCCTTCTACGACAATCGCAGCAGTATCTACGGCTTTTCCTTCCAGCAGTTCACCCTGGGGGCCGAACTGCTGGGCCGCAACTGGGAGCTCCGGGCCAACGCCTATCTGCCCGAGAACACCTCCCATGTGATTGACGCCTTCTCCACCACGGGGGTCGAACTGGATCGCACCGCCGTGGTCGTGCGGACCACCCTCTACGAGACCCGCGAAAGGCCCCTGCATGGTTTTGACGTCGAGGCCGGCTACGGTCTTGAATTTGGGGAGAAAAACACTCTCTGGGGTCACGCCGGCTACTTCTGGTTCGACAACGCGCTGACTCCGGAAGTGGCCGGGCCACGCCTGCGTCTGGCCTACGAGCGCAAAGATCCCTTCAGTCTCCTGGGTAGCAGCCTGAGCCTGGGGGTCGAATATCAGGATGACCAGGTGCGCGGGGCCCAGAGCTTCGGTTTCGCCAACATGCGCATCCCGCTGGGCAAAGTTATCCAGGAAGCGCCGCCGACCTATGCCCGGGCCGAGATTGAGCGTCGCATGATGCGGCCGGTCATTCGTGACGTCGATATCGTCACCTTCGCCCAGAATATGGCCAAGACGCCGGGGACGGAGGAAGGGCCGTCGGTGACCATTACCGACGAGTACGCCGTGGTCGATCCGGAAACGGAAGCTCCCATTGATGTCTTCTTCGTCGATGCCGACGGGACGCGCCTCAACGGCCTTTCCGTGGCCGACGGTACCCAGAGCGCCCCCATGACTCTGGCAGAGGCCCAGCAGGCTTCCTCTCTCAGTGATATCCTCTTTCTGGTGAACGACGCCGGCCAGATCGCTTCAGGCGGCGCGGAAAGTCCGGCCCTTACCCTGCAGCAACGGCAACAGCTCATGGGGGTCGGGAATCTCGGCACCCGGCTTATTTCTTTTGAAGGGTTACCGGAAGGACCGGAGTATCAGCTGGCGATTGCCTCTGCCAGCGGCCGTCCGACGCTCAGTCAGGCCAGTACGGGCGACGTGGTGGCGTTGGCTGGCGGCAACCGCCTGTCCGGCCTGAATATCAGTGGCGGTTCCCGCAGCATCGTCGGCGACGGCATCGACTCTCTGGGCCTGGCCGACCTCAATGTGCGCGATTACGCCACTGCCGGCCTGGCCCTGGACAACAGTACCGGCACCCTCAGCGTGGCCGACAGTCTGCTGGCCTCTACCGGCGGCGGCACCGCCCTGCAGATTTCCCGCAGTGACCTGAGCGGGGCTTTCACTGGCAGCACGCTGGCTCAGACGGGCGGACGGGTGATCGACCTGGACGGCCATCAGGGGGCCCTCGATTTTCGTGGCACTGTCCTGGAGAATCAGGACGGCCTGGGCCTGCGCATCCAGAACGGCAGCAACGCGGATCTGGCCTTTGGCCGGGTGAATGTCGCCGGAACGAGTAGCGGCGAGGCCCTTTCCCTGCTTAACAATGACCAGACGACGATCGCCATCGACGACTTACGCATTCAAACCGCCGGGGCGCAAGGGCTGGTCGCCAGCAACGGCGGCTCGCTGCGCGTGGCTTCCGGTGGCGTGCGTACCGTTGGCGGGGATGCGCTGGTCCTGAGCGAGACCGCTGTCGACCTGACCCTGGCCGAGGTGGCGGCGACGGGCGGCGGCAGCGCCCTCGATTTTGCCGGCGTGACCGGGCAGATGACCGTAACGGGAACGATTGCCTCGACGGGATCGACCGATGCCGGTGTGCATATCGCCAACAGTCAGCTCGACTTGGCGGCGAACCGTCTGCAGGTGGACAGCGCCGCCGGCACGGGCGTCGATATCGTGGAGACGGATGGCACCCTCGCTTTCGGGCGGGGCAGCTCTGTCGCCAATTCAGGCGGCGTCGGCATCTCCGTCGATGGCGGTAGCGCTGATCTCCTCTATCAGGGGGACCTGAGCCATGACAGTGCCACCTCGACCGTTGCCATTCGCAATCACACCGGTGGCGAGGTGACTTTCGACAGCGGCACGCTCGTGGCCGGCAACGGTGACGGCCTGCAGTTCCGCAATGCGGACGGCACCTACAATTTCCGTGGCACGACGACTCTGGTCGGCGGCGACGCCGGCATCGATATTCTGGCCGATTCGGCCGGCAGCTTCACCTTCGGCAGCAACACGGGTATTTTCACGCCCAGCGGCAGCGCCTTCACCCTGCGCGACAGCAGTGCTATTGTCGATTACAGCGGCACGATTACCCAGAACGGCACTGGCAACGCCGTGGAGGTCGCCAATCACACGGGGGGAGCCGTCACCTTCCGCACCGGCACCATCGAGGCCACTGACGGCAACGGCCTGCAGTTCTCCAATGCGGACGGCCTCTACGCCTTCCTGGGAACCAATAGGTTGCAAGGGGGCAATGCCGGTATTGATATCCTCGCCGACTCGGCTGGCAGCTTTGAATTTTCAAGCGGCACCAGTATTGTCAATCCCACCGGCGCCGCTTTAACGGTGCGTGACAGCACCGCCGATCTGGTGTACAGCGGCTCCATGAGCCAGGCCAATGCGGCCAGCTTGCTTGATGTGGCCAATCACTCGGGTGGTACTCTGACCCTGCGGACCGGCAATCTGACCGCCAGCAACGGCAACGGCCTGCAGTTTGTCAACGCCGACGGCACCTATGAACTTCTGGGGGTCACCAGCCTCAATGGCGGGGACGCCGGCATCGATATTCTGGCCGATTCGGCCGGCAGCTTCACCTTCGGCAGCAGCACGAGGATCACCAATCCGACAGGCTCCGCTTTGGCCGTGCGGGACAGCAGCGCCACCGTCAGCTACGAAGGGCAGCTCGGCCAGGGCAATCTTGCCAGTGCGGTGGAAGTGACCAATCATGCCGGCGGTACGCTGACTTTCCGCAACGGCGCGGTGACGGCCAGCAACGGCGACGGTCTGCAGTTCGTCAACGCCGACGGCACCTATGAATTTCTGGGGCGGACCACCCTGGATGGCGGCGATGCCGGCGTCGATATTCTGGCCGGTTCCGGCGGCAGCTTCACCTTCGGTGCCGATACGTCCATTGTCAGCCCCACCGGCGACGCTTTCCGCGTCAATGGCAGCACGGCCAGCGTGACCTATCAGGGGGATATGACCCAGGTCCGCGACGCCGCCCTGGTGCGTGTCAGCGACCATGCCAGCGGCACACTGACGTTCAATACGGGCAGCCTGGAAGCGACGGCTGGCGGCGGCCTGCTCTTCAGCAACGCCGATGGTGATTATCGTTTCGAAGGCTCTACTCTGCTCGAAGAGCTGGGCTCCCCGGTAGGTATCGATATTCGCAATGGCTCGGACGGTCGCTTCACCTTCGGTAGCGATACGACGATTGTCAGTCAGTCGGGTACGGCTTTTGGACTCTCTGGCAGCGCTGCCAACGTCAGCTACGGTGGACGTATTGACAGCGCCTCGGGCTACATTGCCAACATCAATGATCTGCGCGCCGGCGGTTCGGTCAACTTTATTGCCGCCACGCCTGAAAGTCGTATTCAGGCCCTGACGGCGAACAACCAGGGGGTGCGCATCACCAATTCAGCGGGGAATGTCAGCTTTGACAACCTCACCCTGGGCAGTGACACGACCCGACTGATCAACGATCCCCTCTATCTTGACAACAACAGCGGCCGTTATACTTTCAAGGATCTGGATATTTTCACGAACAGCGGCACCGGTATTCTGGCTCGCAACAGCGCCGGGGCGACTCTCACGGTGATCGATGGCCTCATCGATACCACCAATGCGCCGGCGATTGATCTGGATGCCATTACGACCAACATGACCCTGGCCTCGGTCCGTGCCGTCAATGCCGGCGACGTCGGCATCAACCTGAGCAATCTCAGTGCTGGTTCCCGCTTTCAGGTCCTGGGCGATACCTCCATCGACGGGGCAACCACCAGCATCAACATCGACGGGATCGGTGCGGGTTCGGCCATCACCTTCGATCAGGTTGACATCCTTGATCGTATCGGTTCGGCTATTGCAATCAACGACGCCGACGGTCTGATCAATTTTGGAGACATCACCGTCACCAACCCCAACAACGTCGGCGGCAACACCATCACCTACACCAATTCCCTGGCCGATGTGACGGTCGCCAACGTGGATATCGGTGGATCTCTGGGCAACAGCCTCCATCTGGAGAACAGCGCCGGCTCATTCACCGTCAACGGCGGCAGTATCACCGGCGGTACGACGGGTATCTACGCCCGCAACATCGGCGAGCTTGCCGCCAAGAACATTGCCTTCAACCTGGTGGACAGCGGCATCACCCTGCTGCAGGATACCAGCAGCACCATGACGGCGACGGTGTCCGGCAATGCCCTCGGGCTCGGTGGCTTTGCTGCCACCTCTATCAATGGCTCCACGCTGCGACTCGACCTCAACAGCAATACGGCCACTACCTTCAGCCTGACCACTACCGGCGGTGCCAGTGACGGTCTCATCGCCATCAAGGGGATGACGGAAGGCACCTCGCCAGCGGAGGTGGAAGCCTACCTGGTCTCACCGGACGGTGCCAACAACGTGGGCACCGTGGATGCGGATGCGGCGGGGACTTTTATCGGCTACTAG
- a CDS encoding ATP-binding protein, producing the protein MNLKPEVVAQLERVLTSLEQLLPRPVEIIDWKTCLAANWRRHSFSGTLEPVKKVXKVSLDELLGIDEQKEIVEENTRQFLAGYPANNVLLWGTRGTGKSSLVRALLHAYAPQGLRVVQVDKDDLTYLPDIFAAIEDKPFKFILLCDDLSFEPGEPSYKMLKSALDGSVYSAPDNVRIYTTSNRRHLLPEYETDNLGAKMVNNEIHHGEGVEEKISLSDRFGLWVAFHVFSQDHYLRVVRQCVEKLAAQNGLQVNWSVELREAAIQWSHDKSKRCGRTALQFSSHWVGRQLLKARKA; encoded by the coding sequence ATGAACCTCAAGCCCGAAGTAGTCGCCCAGCTCGAGAGGGTGCTGACTTCTCTGGAGCAGCTCCTTCCCCGCCCGGTGGAAATCATCGACTGGAAGACCTGCCTGGCCGCCAACTGGCGTCGCCATTCTTTTTCCGGCACTTTGGAGCCGGTGAAGAAGGTGGRGAAGGTCAGTCTGGATGAGTTGCTGGGGATCGATGAGCAGAAGGAGATCGTGGAGGAGAATACCCGCCAGTTTCTCGCCGGTTATCCGGCCAACAACGTGCTGCTGTGGGGAACCCGTGGCACCGGCAAATCGTCCCTGGTGCGGGCCCTTCTGCATGCCTACGCGCCCCAGGGGCTGCGGGTGGTGCAGGTGGACAAGGACGACCTGACTTACCTGCCGGACATCTTTGCCGCCATCGAGGACAAACCCTTCAAGTTTATCCTGCTGTGCGACGATCTCAGCTTCGAGCCGGGAGAGCCGAGCTACAAGATGCTCAAGAGCGCCCTCGACGGTTCCGTCTATTCGGCGCCCGACAACGTCCGGATCTACACGACCTCCAACCGTCGCCATCTGCTGCCCGAGTACGAGACGGACAACCTCGGGGCCAAGATGGTCAATAACGAGATTCATCACGGCGAAGGGGTGGAGGAAAAGATTTCCCTCTCCGACCGCTTCGGCCTGTGGGTGGCTTTCCACGTCTTTTCCCAGGACCACTACCTGCGGGTGGTACGGCAGTGTGTGGAAAAGCTGGCGGCCCAAAACGGCCTGCAGGTGAACTGGTCGGTGGAGCTGCGCGAGGCGGCCATCCAGTGGTCCCATGACAAAAGCAAGCGCTGTGGTCGTACCGCCCTGCAATTTTCCAGTCACTGGGTGGGGCGCCAACTGTTGAAGGCCCGCAAGGCCTGA